From Rhinoraja longicauda isolate Sanriku21f chromosome 30, sRhiLon1.1, whole genome shotgun sequence, a single genomic window includes:
- the cenps gene encoding centromere protein S, whose translation MAEAGDGAEAGSEAEERTAYTQRLRAAVHYTVGCLCEEVGEDKQIEFSKQTIAAISETTFRQCENFAKDLEQFAKHGKRTTINADDVKLLARRSKALQNFIKNKCDELAASNAEQKGKKTGTAGKGKKKSDGHIEPTVFENEDITND comes from the exons ATGGCGGAGGCCGGGGACGGAGCCGAAGCCGGATCCGAGGCCGAGGAGCGCACCGCTTACACTCAG AGGCTGCGTGCTGCTGTTCACTACACTGTTGGATGCCTTTGTGAGGAGGTTGGGGAAGATAAGCAGATAGAGTTCAGTAAACAAACCATTGCAGCCATATCAGAAACAACCTTCAGACAGTGTG AGAATTTTGCAAAGGACCTTGAACAATTTGCAAA ACATGGCAAGCGGACCACCATTAATGCTGATGATGTGAAACTGCTAGCAAGGAGGAGCAAAGCGCTG CAAAACTTCATTAAGAATAAATGTGATGAACTTGCTGCCAGCAATGCTGAGCAAAAAGGGAAGAAAACAGGCACCGctggaaaaggaaagaagaaATCTGACGGCCATATAGAACCCACAGTATTTGAAAATGAAGACATTACCAATGACTAA